ttatcattgtttaaaatgttaacattaaaattgagactattaatacGGCACCATGTTGTTGGAGACCACTAATTTAGGGTAtactgttttaattttaaataaagaacAGAGGGTATTCGAATTATGATGCAGTGTTAGTTTCTGattaaatatatagtgcaatactagtattaaaatgtaaataaatctgtgcttcctgttttttttgtgtgtgtagatAGCCCTGCTCCTGGACCAGTTCCTAAAGATCTTATTCGGCTGTACAGCATGAGATTCTGTCCATTTGCCCAAAGAACAAGACTGGTGCTCCATGCCAAAGGAATTAAGTGAGTGCTGATAATAATGTGTAACAGAGTTAGCCAAAAGTCTGAGGTGATTTAATATGCTGTACTTTGGTATAATGTACATATGTTTTATAATGGATAGGCAATATTCTAATTAATCTGATTTTATAATAGCTGAGAGCTATCGATTAGGGgtctaaatataaaaaaagatatatagATCTCCTATGTGGAAGTCTTAGGACCATGAATGTTTATCCAATCATTGCATTCGGTCCATATGCTATGATAGGATGTCCTACCTGCCTGTTAACCTAACCTCACATGTCATCTTTGTGTTCTCTGAGGAAGGCATTCAATATTATTGTAATGATGTGCTATTTACTGTAATGCTGTCACACTGTTGAATGAGACATGATGTAATTTGAAAGCGTGGCATCTTTTGTGATGCATTGCAGACTATGTTCTGTGCAttcatgtgttttggaggaGGCGGTGCTTAGAGAGCTCCAAAGGGAGGGTACCATGGGATATCTTTCCTTTTTATTCTGAAGCTAGCTTAGTATTGCTATCCGCTACAAACTATGTAAAAAGAACATCTGAAGTtactttacaattttttttatacaggCATGAAATTGTCAACATGAATACAAAACAAAAGCCCAATTGGTTTATGGAAAAGAATCCTAACGGGACAGTGCCAGTGTTGGAAACCTCAAGTGGTCAGGTGATATTCGAGTCACCAAtcacctgtgattttctggaggaGGCCTACCCCGCAAAGAAACTGTACCCATCTGACCCTTTTGAGAAGGCCCAACAGAAAATGCTGCTAGAGGAGTACTCCAAGGTAGGCAATTTTTGTGCACAGAGATACCATTTGAACTTAGATGTATGATGCATCTTCTGTCAGATCTGCTGCTTCATTTATTCCCATAACTTGTATAAATCAAAGTGTACGCGTACAGTAATTACAAACAACAGTAACTTGGAAAGTAATCATAACCATGTACCATGagtaatgtactgtaaaattTAAACCAAGTTTGCAATTACTTAAATCTTCTCTTTTATTTAAAGGATATTTGTATTAACATTAATCTCTCTGGGTACTTATTTCAGGTGGTTCCATTGTTCTATAAGCTCTCTATGACCAAAGGAGAGGATCTTTCAGTACCTGAAAAGGAGTTTAAAGATAAACTCTCCAAACTAAATGAGGTGGGTTGAAACACTTTCCTAAACAGTAAGGATCCAATAaggaaatgttaatttcatacGTTTCAATTGTAATCTGTTTATTACGTTCTCCCTGCTTGAATGAGGTTCTCGTGAAGAACAAAACCAAATACTTTGGAGGAAATTCAGTCACAATGATTGATTACTTGATATGGCCCTGGTTTGAGAGGATTGAAATGATGGGGCTTAATCAGTAAGTGTTTATTATATAAATTCATGGGCGTCAGAACCATTACTGTATATGTGGGTGGGACAAGACCTACCTATGTTTTAAAGCCACTCACTTTTTCTCAAATTTAGCCCATATGTCTGTTCACTTGTCAAAGCGCCGTCAGTCAAATCCATTCTACTCACTTGAGAAatgctttaataaattaaactcaGTTCCACGTTTTAGCTATAGCCTTGACTTCCACGCTGCTCCTTCCTCAAATCTATTCCACTTGGCTCATTTAGAATCCAAAATTTTCTTGCACCAAAATcagatttggactgacagtggGAACAAGgtcttaagggctcgttatagttgtgcgtaggtcctacggcgtagctgtgacggcgtaggttccgcgtcggttttcatttatacttttgcttCGTCGTCCGCGTAGACATGCAAACACACGTGCAAactgctggtaggcagtatccacgcagGTAACCATAGTAGCAGCGCGACCATCaatgaagaagaagcttggcaagttaacccacaaacaaagaagaaacagcaacttgttgtgtatgttttaagaagaccagcaatgatggaagtaaataagcagcaacttttgttgcagtttgagttaaatcactcctcaacttggcttatctttgttttcaccgttgcaaacggaaatacctatgacgcagtttttttacctgatgggaggggttctggtggaccaatcacagcgcttgcgcaCAGGCTATGGATAGTCTACGGCGCAGAACTTACGCATGACTATAAATTGGGCTTagtgctgcgttcagaccagccgcggttgAGGCGATTTCAaagttaagtcaatgtgaagacgcgaatgaggtgtttagtGCAGCGTAGTAGACGCGATttcgcctcattcgcgcgtctagttcgcgcaaattgagcgttgccaccggaaatttgaactttggcggaaaacgCTCcctgttaaccaatcaggagcttgctctagtagtaacgtgattacagaaagcgagcggagtcgcagaaagccctcccatgacgcaaatttgtcaaaatgttcaagcggcaaactagacgcggtagacgcgtaTTTTAGGTCTCAagtgcggctggtgtgaacccacagtaatgctgcgtttagaccagccgcggtagaggcgtcaagcgcgagtgatttcaatgttaagtcaatgttaaGACGCGTTAAAACATTTAGTGCGGCGCGGTACATGCGATTCCACCTCCtttgcgcaaattgagcgttgccgcggcagacgcgcaagttgaaatatttgaactttggcagaaaaccgcgccgcgttaaccaatcaggagcttgctttagtagcgacgtgattacagaaagtgagcggagtcgcagaagcccctcccatgatgactagaatttcactcgcgaatgaagcgagaactcaaaatgttcaagcggcaaactagacacggtagacgcaattttgacgcctcaaacacggGTGGTCTGAACCCACGGTAACACAGTAAAAGTAATTGCTTGATTAAAAGGCACCAGAATACAAGAAATGGTATCTACTCCAGTAAATGTTTTGGACCCACCCACATTTTTTTGGGCTTCCGACGCTTATGTATACATTACATTTTACCTGTTTAAGTGCTTTGAGATTAAATTGAACCAATCCAAACAAGATTTAATCAGACAAACAAAGGTAGGTCTTTGGTTTTTATCAgccaaacaaataaaaaactttggTACTATAAATCTTTTCTACAGAACCAAAAAATGCACTTCTCTTTATggtacatgtaaaaaataaacaatgaatAATTATGAAAGCTCTGCAAATTGATGCTCTCTTCGTATTACAGTTGTTTGGAAGCCACTCCTGAGTTAAGAAAGTGGATTGAACTCATGTTTGAAAATCCCAGTGTGAAAGCCACCATGTTCAGCAGTGAGGTTCACAGAGTGTTCTTCGACAGCTACATGGAGGGGAAACCTAATTTCGATTATGGTTTATAAAGTACACAATGTTGGTGTGCTCAACATGATGTTTTTTTGTCATTACTCTTTCCTTAGCCAAAGTATTTCTGTTCTAAAGGTGCTTTTCagttgctttgcttttttatggtGTATGGTTTTATGTCatttatacatacataaatgttATATGTATCCTCACTATATATCTACTCTTTAACTACCTATTATCACACTTAATGGTCAAATATTAAAAGCAAAGTTTACCCTACAATTAAAATTCAGTCATTTTGTACTCGCCTTCATGTTTGATTTTCTGTCTTTCATGTAATATCATAATAAAACTGTCCAAT
This Misgurnus anguillicaudatus chromosome 11, ASM2758022v2, whole genome shotgun sequence DNA region includes the following protein-coding sequences:
- the LOC129416197 gene encoding glutathione S-transferase omega-1; this encodes MADCQKCHGKDSPAPGPVPKDLIRLYSMRFCPFAQRTRLVLHAKGIKHEIVNMNTKQKPNWFMEKNPNGTVPVLETSSGQVIFESPITCDFLEEAYPAKKLYPSDPFEKAQQKMLLEEYSKVVPLFYKLSMTKGEDLSVPEKEFKDKLSKLNEVLVKNKTKYFGGNSVTMIDYLIWPWFERIEMMGLNHCLEATPELRKWIELMFENPSVKATMFSSEVHRVFFDSYMEGKPNFDYGL